One window from the genome of Acidobacteriota bacterium encodes:
- a CDS encoding sulfatase-like hydrolase/transferase gives MNVILISLDTVRADFLGYAGSWLAETPNIDALAGKGVVFTRAISTNSITTPAHCSMLTGLYPMAHGVHGNGTYALPASEETLAEFLKSRGYVTAGFVSAFPVSRRFGLAQGFDLYDDRISLPEQEKGDGFRMGIFAQRSAGEVADAVISWVRKELPSRKPFFLFIHFFDAHAPYAPPEEFIRRFGTAREQRYAGEIAYIDKQLGRILSSCDRANALDDTLIIVTSDHGESLGEHGEETHGLFIYDSTIHVPLIFQGGPCVRRILIEDQVGIVDIFPTVADLLGFSVPPKVQGRSLKGLLLGTAERLDERPYYIESYHPYETFGWSPLIGFRKSFEKFILAPYPELYDLAKDPLEEKNLYESQGEHAKETELELSDLLRSIQGVPGRAETRLSVRERELLQSLGYIGAGIRVTPSGALADPKDRIDLFRKMEAARLQIYSGKNVGSALEELRNLEQKDPGNAVLRLTIGQTLVAMNRHEEAEAYYTSLLSKFPDFPEILNELAGLLLKRKEWEKAARQYKRSLEINHLQVELYPNLAYALIQMGNGTEATKIIDRALQMIPDDGSLHTIRAEIAFQAQDFATAAEHYSFVHRNKPKDPDVAQSYARSLLMAGQAAQAASILEPFESMAGEDTDLLLLYGQCLAQAGHVKEAMNCFGKVLAREDRSSAHYFMGLCFLKLGQVEEAKKHFSMLSKDDPNFEQSQQALKSIRPR, from the coding sequence TTGAATGTCATACTGATCAGCCTTGATACTGTTCGTGCTGATTTTCTCGGATACGCTGGCAGCTGGTTGGCCGAAACACCTAATATCGATGCCCTGGCCGGGAAGGGTGTAGTCTTCACTCGGGCAATATCGACGAACAGTATCACCACGCCAGCCCACTGTTCCATGCTGACCGGCCTATATCCGATGGCTCATGGAGTGCACGGCAATGGAACATATGCGCTTCCGGCTTCAGAGGAGACGCTTGCTGAATTCCTCAAGTCAAGAGGCTATGTGACGGCTGGCTTTGTCTCTGCATTTCCTGTTTCAAGAAGATTCGGACTGGCCCAGGGATTTGATCTATACGATGATCGCATATCCCTTCCTGAACAGGAAAAGGGGGATGGATTTCGCATGGGAATCTTTGCACAACGATCAGCCGGAGAAGTGGCTGATGCGGTAATCTCATGGGTGCGCAAGGAGCTTCCCTCGCGAAAACCTTTCTTTCTTTTCATCCATTTCTTCGATGCCCATGCCCCCTATGCGCCTCCGGAGGAGTTCATCAGGCGCTTCGGCACGGCCAGGGAACAGAGATATGCTGGTGAGATTGCTTACATAGACAAGCAGCTTGGGAGGATACTCTCAAGCTGCGATCGTGCTAACGCACTCGATGACACTCTCATCATCGTGACATCGGACCATGGGGAATCCCTTGGTGAGCATGGAGAGGAGACCCACGGACTCTTCATTTACGACTCCACTATTCACGTTCCGCTCATCTTCCAGGGAGGCCCGTGTGTGCGAAGGATTTTGATTGAGGACCAGGTCGGGATCGTCGACATCTTTCCCACGGTTGCGGATCTTCTGGGATTTTCAGTTCCACCAAAGGTTCAGGGACGCTCGTTGAAAGGATTGTTGCTTGGAACAGCAGAAAGGCTTGATGAAAGGCCCTACTATATCGAGAGCTATCATCCCTACGAAACTTTCGGTTGGAGTCCGCTGATTGGTTTTCGGAAATCTTTTGAAAAATTCATTCTTGCTCCATACCCCGAGTTGTACGATCTCGCGAAGGATCCCCTCGAAGAGAAGAATCTTTATGAATCTCAGGGCGAACATGCAAAGGAGACGGAACTGGAACTGTCAGATCTTCTCAGAAGCATCCAGGGAGTTCCTGGTAGAGCGGAAACCCGGCTCTCCGTGAGAGAGCGAGAACTACTCCAGAGCCTGGGATACATTGGAGCTGGCATTCGGGTCACTCCTTCCGGAGCGCTGGCCGATCCCAAGGATCGCATCGACCTTTTCAGAAAGATGGAAGCAGCGAGATTGCAAATTTACAGCGGTAAGAATGTCGGTTCCGCGCTTGAAGAACTGAGGAACTTGGAGCAGAAGGATCCCGGCAATGCTGTCCTGAGATTGACGATCGGACAGACACTTGTTGCAATGAATCGCCATGAGGAAGCGGAAGCTTACTATACTTCTCTCCTCTCAAAATTTCCAGATTTTCCCGAAATCCTCAATGAACTTGCAGGGTTATTATTGAAAAGGAAAGAATGGGAAAAGGCTGCACGGCAATACAAGAGAAGCCTTGAGATAAACCATCTTCAGGTGGAGCTCTATCCAAACCTGGCCTATGCGCTTATCCAGATGGGAAATGGAACAGAAGCTACTAAAATCATAGATAGGGCTTTGCAGATGATTCCCGATGATGGGTCCCTTCATACGATTCGGGCGGAGATTGCTTTCCAGGCTCAGGATTTCGCGACAGCCGCGGAACATTACTCCTTCGTCCATAGAAATAAACCGAAAGATCCGGATGTGGCGCAATCCTACGCAAGATCCCTCCTCATGGCGGGTCAAGCAGCACAAGCCGCTTCAATTCTTGAGCCTTTCGAATCCATGGCCGGGGAAGACACAGATCTACTTCTCCTCTATGGCCAGTGCCTCGCCCAGGCTGGCCATGTGAAAGAGGCCATGAACTGCTTTGGCAAAGTGCTCGCGAGGGAGGATCGATCCTCGGCACATTATTTCATGGGGCTCTGCTTCTTGAAGCTGGGGCAGGTCGAAGAGGCAAAGAAGCATTTCAGCATGCTCTCCAAGGATGATCCCAATTTCGAACAAAGCCAGCAAGCCCTCAAATCGATTCGTCCACGCTGA
- a CDS encoding lytic transglycosylase domain-containing protein gives MSTKIRIISSAKFFLVLATMMLFLETTLAEEIYLFEEETSLLITNIPSQGYNKKIGSSNMAFQSHPVQTTLENWNKIIEEISKRNAIPSSLTRAIITVESGYNPFAVSPKGAKGLMQLMDGTAKRFGVKDIFDPHENILGGVKYLRYLLDFFGEDLSLALAAYNAGERAVLDHGGIPPYPETMDYVKNVKRLLGFQNPQKKKISGTIIAAKPYIIQTKSGSISIVN, from the coding sequence ATGTCCACAAAGATTCGTATCATCTCATCCGCTAAATTCTTTCTTGTGCTGGCAACGATGATGCTTTTCCTTGAGACCACTCTGGCCGAAGAGATTTATCTCTTCGAGGAGGAGACTTCCCTGTTGATTACTAACATCCCATCCCAGGGATATAATAAAAAGATTGGAAGTTCCAACATGGCTTTCCAGTCCCATCCTGTGCAAACCACACTGGAAAATTGGAACAAGATCATTGAAGAGATCTCCAAAAGAAACGCCATCCCATCTTCACTCACCAGGGCCATCATCACGGTGGAATCAGGTTACAACCCCTTTGCAGTTTCCCCTAAAGGTGCCAAAGGGCTCATGCAGCTAATGGATGGAACTGCAAAACGGTTTGGCGTGAAAGATATCTTCGACCCGCATGAGAACATCCTCGGTGGCGTCAAGTATTTAAGATACCTGCTTGATTTTTTTGGCGAGGATCTTTCACTGGCTCTTGCCGCTTACAATGCAGGCGAGAGAGCCGTACTCGATCATGGTGGCATTCCTCCCTATCCCGAGACGATGGATTACGTGAAGAATGTCAAACGGCTTCTGGGGTTCCAGAATCCGCAGAAGAAGAAAATATCCGGGACGATCATCGCGGCGAAGCCATACATCATCCAGACGAAGAGTGGAAGCATAAGCATCGTCAATTGA
- the alaS gene encoding alanine--tRNA ligase, translating into MNETMRSDEVRERFLRYFEERGHVVVRSAPLVPADDPTLLFTNAGMNQFKNVFLGYEEKKFRRATSSQKCLRVSGKHNDFEQVGKTARHHTFFEMLGNFSFGDYFKKEAIAYGWELITKSYRIPEENLWVTVFEEDDEAFQIWEREIGVDQSRIVKMGAKDNFWIMGETGPCGPCSEIHFDQGEGIGCGKEECGVGCDCDRFMELWNLVFIQFNSDEQGKLEPLQAPSIDTGAGLERLAAVLQGVHSNYDTDLFRPLIEETARITAIPYGAEHDVSFRVIADHARAISFLIADGVYPSNTKRGYVLRRILRRAIRHGGFLGLNRPFLHHLTPIVVREMGNNYPELIEAKDYILELCRAEEERYAKTLSTAVALLDELISRSDNEERIISGRDVFKLYDTYGLPLDLAKDIASEKGYSIDEASFKEEMEKQRVASSSKAAAQVGKRGKAVYDSVKEYCSTRFLGYEQHEVFDCRVLEIIRGDETVEKLSVGEKGELILDKTPFYAEAGGQVGDRGYIVTPRWRCHVFDVQTPLPGLIVHHLKVEEGEVHMGDLAVAEIDSERRHRIMRNHTATHLLHYALRDSVGLHIKQCGSLVEPDRLRFDFSHYSALSSETIAEIERTVNRIILEDIPIDVEESSYREALEKGVIAFFGEKYGERVRVVRIGEVSAELCGGIHCRRTGEIGLFKIVLERSVASGIRRIEAVTGDRAFHLLRENYNHLEKIKDMLNISHGDPVEAISQWLSEIRSLKSEISRLRMKGLTGEIRDECFERIETIKGHRVVIRRVDGLEKCEMRTLADNLKKKLGSAIIILENVEEEKVALLVAVTENLAQKCNAAVIAREMAAVIGGRGGGRADLAEAGGRDLKKLDEAIERGMKVIEEIC; encoded by the coding sequence ATGAACGAGACGATGAGATCGGATGAGGTTAGAGAAAGATTCTTAAGATACTTTGAGGAGAGGGGGCATGTGGTCGTGAGAAGCGCTCCCCTGGTGCCCGCCGATGATCCGACGCTCCTCTTCACCAATGCAGGCATGAACCAGTTCAAGAATGTCTTCCTCGGATACGAGGAAAAGAAGTTCAGGAGAGCCACATCATCTCAGAAGTGTCTCCGCGTCAGCGGGAAGCACAACGATTTTGAACAGGTCGGGAAGACGGCGCGGCATCATACCTTCTTCGAGATGCTGGGCAATTTCTCCTTCGGCGACTACTTCAAAAAAGAAGCGATAGCCTATGGATGGGAACTCATCACGAAATCCTACAGGATCCCGGAAGAGAACCTGTGGGTGACGGTCTTTGAAGAGGACGATGAAGCCTTCCAGATCTGGGAACGGGAGATCGGCGTCGATCAATCGAGGATAGTGAAGATGGGGGCGAAGGATAATTTCTGGATCATGGGGGAAACAGGCCCATGCGGACCATGCTCCGAGATTCATTTCGATCAGGGAGAGGGGATTGGATGTGGGAAGGAGGAATGCGGTGTTGGATGCGATTGCGATCGCTTCATGGAACTGTGGAATCTTGTCTTCATCCAGTTCAACAGCGATGAACAGGGAAAGCTGGAGCCGCTTCAGGCGCCGAGTATCGACACAGGCGCTGGTCTTGAGAGGCTGGCAGCCGTCCTTCAAGGCGTCCATAGCAATTACGATACGGACCTCTTCAGACCGCTGATCGAAGAAACGGCAAGAATCACGGCAATTCCCTACGGTGCGGAGCACGATGTCTCCTTCAGAGTCATTGCGGATCATGCGAGGGCTATCTCCTTCCTCATCGCTGACGGGGTCTATCCTTCAAACACGAAGCGAGGATATGTGCTGAGAAGAATCCTGAGAAGAGCCATCAGACATGGAGGTTTTCTCGGTCTGAATCGACCCTTCCTCCATCATCTCACACCTATCGTCGTCAGGGAGATGGGGAACAACTATCCAGAACTTATCGAAGCGAAAGATTACATCCTTGAACTGTGCCGTGCGGAAGAGGAACGATATGCCAAGACACTTTCTACGGCTGTTGCACTTCTCGATGAGCTGATCTCACGGTCGGATAATGAGGAGAGGATCATAAGCGGAAGGGATGTATTCAAGCTGTACGACACATATGGCCTTCCTCTCGACCTGGCGAAGGACATCGCATCAGAGAAAGGCTATTCTATAGATGAGGCCAGTTTCAAGGAAGAGATGGAAAAACAGAGAGTGGCATCGAGCAGCAAAGCCGCAGCGCAGGTTGGGAAAAGAGGGAAGGCGGTTTACGATAGCGTTAAAGAATACTGTTCAACTCGGTTTCTTGGTTATGAGCAACATGAGGTCTTTGACTGCAGAGTCCTGGAGATTATCCGTGGCGATGAAACCGTCGAGAAACTCTCTGTCGGTGAAAAGGGTGAGCTGATCCTGGACAAGACGCCTTTCTATGCCGAAGCCGGTGGCCAGGTGGGAGATAGAGGATACATTGTCACGCCCCGCTGGCGATGCCATGTCTTCGATGTACAGACGCCCCTGCCGGGGCTGATTGTCCATCACCTGAAAGTAGAAGAGGGAGAAGTTCACATGGGGGATCTGGCAGTCGCCGAGATCGACAGCGAAAGAAGGCACAGGATCATGAGAAATCATACCGCGACGCATCTTCTGCATTATGCGCTCCGGGATTCTGTTGGACTTCACATCAAACAGTGCGGCTCTCTTGTGGAACCGGATAGATTAAGATTCGATTTCAGTCATTATTCCGCTCTCTCGTCTGAAACCATCGCGGAAATAGAACGGACCGTCAACAGGATTATCCTCGAAGACATCCCCATTGATGTGGAAGAATCATCATACAGGGAAGCCCTTGAGAAAGGAGTAATCGCTTTTTTTGGTGAGAAGTATGGTGAGAGGGTCAGAGTAGTGAGGATCGGCGAGGTGAGCGCCGAACTATGCGGGGGGATTCATTGCCGCCGCACAGGAGAGATCGGCCTCTTCAAGATAGTGTTGGAGCGAAGCGTAGCATCCGGCATCCGCAGGATCGAAGCCGTGACGGGGGATAGAGCCTTCCATCTCCTGAGAGAAAACTACAATCATCTTGAAAAGATTAAAGATATGCTCAATATTAGCCATGGAGATCCTGTGGAGGCCATCAGCCAATGGCTTTCTGAAATCAGGTCGCTGAAGAGCGAGATCAGCAGATTACGGATGAAGGGTCTGACCGGAGAGATAAGAGATGAATGCTTTGAGAGGATTGAGACCATCAAGGGGCACAGGGTAGTGATCAGAAGAGTCGATGGACTCGAGAAGTGCGAAATGAGGACCCTTGCAGACAACTTGAAGAAGAAACTCGGTTCCGCCATCATCATCCTCGAAAACGTCGAAGAGGAAAAGGTAGCTCTTCTTGTGGCAGTGACGGAGAATCTGGCGCAAAAGTGCAATGCAGCGGTGATCGCCAGGGAGATGGCTGCAGTAATTGGAGGCAGGGGCGGAGGAAGAGCCGATCTTGCCGAAGCGGGCGGGAGGGATTTGAAGAAGCTGGATGAAGCGATAGAGAGGGGGATGAAGGTTATCGAGGAGATCTGCTGA
- a CDS encoding S8 family serine peptidase, with product MLDTLFLILLCSLFVMSSCTISSKKRSERISFKTDDVPVVILTETSSPLKTSEQFAKVLQEASSSQKFKVLFDFREQLDLVNFKTRLNGLGLSKSARRDEVIKALNILSDRKEKEIRPIVESLMERGEIEYFKKFSIVNRFYAVASASAIRALAAREDIARVIEEYHSASERAGSQYENIKEIEALQGDITENWALKIMGAEKVWAMGFDGSGVVVGSLDTGVWLHHEQLRKNFRGGDKSWFDPVTGTSEPFDSKGHGTGVLSCASGRNENRKKIGVAPGSTWVAALANHKNFYNNIHMTCCADWMLNVAKPDVIVNAWSHSRSKCKDFDLDFINAWKAAEIFPVFAAGNQGPSHSSSESPADLPSTFPGGVPAFSVGSVNAGKEVSSFSSRGPSRCSGEIFPMVVAPGEDVFFAFPIQSNSYMTYSGTSAASGYAAGAVAILIQKYPEMSVEDLERLLKNHAVDLGSPGPDNESGFGLIYLPDLIRSQW from the coding sequence GTCATTTTGACGGAAACTTCCTCCCCTCTGAAAACATCAGAGCAGTTTGCGAAAGTGCTGCAGGAGGCATCTTCTTCTCAAAAATTCAAAGTCCTCTTCGATTTCAGAGAGCAACTTGACCTGGTGAACTTCAAGACGCGTCTGAATGGGTTGGGATTGAGCAAATCAGCCAGAAGAGATGAAGTCATAAAAGCCTTGAATATCCTGTCTGACAGGAAAGAAAAGGAGATCCGTCCAATCGTGGAATCCCTGATGGAACGCGGGGAGATCGAATACTTCAAGAAGTTCAGCATAGTGAATAGATTTTACGCTGTTGCCAGTGCTAGCGCCATCCGGGCTCTCGCCGCACGTGAAGATATCGCAAGGGTTATTGAAGAGTATCATTCTGCCTCAGAGCGCGCAGGAAGCCAATATGAAAATATTAAAGAGATCGAGGCGCTGCAGGGGGATATTACGGAGAACTGGGCTCTGAAGATTATGGGAGCAGAAAAGGTGTGGGCCATGGGGTTTGATGGATCAGGAGTCGTCGTTGGTTCTCTTGATACGGGTGTATGGTTGCACCATGAACAGCTCAGAAAAAATTTTCGGGGAGGAGACAAGAGCTGGTTCGATCCGGTCACGGGTACCTCAGAGCCTTTTGACAGCAAAGGCCATGGAACTGGAGTCCTGTCATGCGCCTCGGGAAGGAATGAGAACAGGAAGAAGATTGGAGTCGCTCCCGGTTCCACCTGGGTCGCAGCGCTCGCCAACCATAAGAATTTTTACAATAACATCCATATGACATGCTGTGCCGACTGGATGCTGAACGTTGCAAAGCCTGACGTCATCGTAAACGCCTGGTCTCACTCCCGTTCTAAATGCAAAGACTTCGATCTTGATTTCATAAATGCCTGGAAGGCTGCGGAGATATTTCCAGTTTTCGCGGCGGGGAATCAGGGCCCATCTCATTCCAGCAGCGAATCTCCGGCGGATCTCCCCTCGACATTCCCGGGAGGTGTTCCCGCTTTTTCTGTCGGTTCAGTTAACGCCGGGAAAGAAGTCTCCAGCTTTTCCTCCAGAGGTCCGAGTCGCTGTTCTGGAGAGATCTTTCCAATGGTCGTTGCTCCCGGAGAAGATGTCTTCTTTGCCTTTCCAATCCAGTCAAATTCTTACATGACTTACAGCGGCACATCGGCGGCTTCAGGATACGCTGCAGGTGCCGTTGCCATTCTCATCCAGAAGTATCCAGAAATGAGCGTGGAGGATCTGGAACGTCTCTTGAAAAATCATGCCGTGGACCTGGGAAGTCCTGGACCAGACAACGAGAGCGGCTTCGGTCTCATCTATCTTCCCGATCTCATTCGCTCTCAATGGTGA